The following proteins are encoded in a genomic region of Pyrus communis chromosome 11, drPyrComm1.1, whole genome shotgun sequence:
- the LOC137709506 gene encoding F-box protein SNE-like, whose product MDQNQNTSSRESKEKRSEFFINDHIDILVEILKRLDGPSLGVAACVCRLWSTVARNDSLWEHLCFRHVSSPPPSSVKPVVVALGGYKKLYMVCVRPVLSRLSDSDMVRRVWTRHEVQLSLSLFCVDYYERSGRLGGGGGGDASASSLMFLCNTVNV is encoded by the coding sequence ATGGATCAAAACCAAAACACATCATCACGAGAAAGTAAAGAGAAAAGATCCGAGTTCTTCATCAACGACCACATTGACATCCTCGTCGAAATCCTCAAACGCCTCGATGGCCCCTCCCTTGGCGTCGCCGCCTGCGTCTGCCGCCTCTGGTCCACCGTCGCCCGCAACGACTCCCTCTGGGAGCATCTATGCTTCCGCCACGTCTCATCTCCCCCTCCTTCCTCCGTGAAACCCGTCGTCGTTGCCCTCGGCGGCTACAAGAAGCTCTACATGGTCTGCGTGCGCCCTGTTCTGAGTCGACTCAGCGACTCGGACATGGTCAGAAGAGTCTGGACTCGGCACGAGGTTCagctctctctgtctctgttcTGCGTTGATTACTACGAGAGAAGCGGGAGGCTCGGCGGCGGTGGTGGCGGGGATGCATCCGCATCTTCTCTCATGTTCCTCTGCAACACCGTAAATGTGTGA
- the LOC137707962 gene encoding uncharacterized protein: MEVNIEEALKAKETAEKRFFEKDFTGALAYAVKAKSLYPELEGISHMLATFEVYVASEAKYYSEMDHYKILGLKPSASKDAVKKQYKKMAVLLHPDKNKCVGADGAFKLVSEAVTVLSDTAKKRLYDLQRNKQLAATGNQPNLSSVHAGGVQGFNNCSSSSVSHSRLDTFWTVCTSCKVQYEYLRKYVNKRLSCKNCRGIFIAVESGAAPANGSFPYTPCPWPYVPSNGYGNHGFDGVTCVPSKGTFFPGNGVSGFHSGHGYEYTSNMSFQWNSYSGTSAGVAALHGSSAISPDAVYQSNGNVKKAREKVKSRVNGKRSVTNVVAKVDLTVPASCNQPPESKSNGRDKRRKLTVGASFRNGLDEKVSKSALEAKLANGNGSIGSDQKILSSGELPTRRCSMAPAFDTKKLLLEKARTEILKKLAEFKLASEAAAAVKNTKREAEVRQPEVAQAQKLEIKNTEPLCITVPDPDFHDFDKDRSEESFKPKQIWALYDEEDGMPRLYCLIREVVSVKPFKLVITYLGSKTDSEFGSVNWLDCGFTKSCGNFRARNLDVIEHVNIFSHVLSREKAARGGCVRIYPRSGDIWAMYRNWSKNWDRSTPAEVRHQYIMVEVLDDYSEDLGVCVSPLVKLAGFKTVYQSNTDKAAIQWIPKREMLRFSHQVPSWLLKGEESNLPGKCWDLDPAATPDELLHAAVETEA, encoded by the coding sequence ATGGAAGTTAACATAGAGGAGGCTCTTAAAGCGAAGGAGACCGCTGAGAAGCGATTTTTTGAGAAAGATTTTACAGGTGCTCTCGCTTATGCAGTAAAAGCTAAATCACTGTACCCGGAACTTGAGGGCATATCTCATATGCTAGCCACGTTTGAAGTTTATGTTGCTTCTGAGGCAAAATATTATAGTGAAATGGATCATTATAAAATTCTTGGACTGAAGCCTTCTGCAAGTAAAGATGCAGTCAAGAAGCAGTACAAAAAGATGGCTGTGTTGCTCCACCCTGATAAGAACAAATGCGTGGGAGCTGATGGGGCTTTCAAACTTGTTTCTGAAGCAGTTACTGTGTTGTCCGACACTGCCAAGAAAAGGTTGTACGATCTTCAGAGAAACAAACAATTGGCAGCTACAGGTAATCAGCCCAATTTGTCTTCAGTTCACGCTGGTGGGGTTCAAGGTTTCAACAATTGTTCAAGTTCATCAGTATCTCATAGTAGACTTGACACTTTCTGGACCGTCTGCACTTCTTGCAAGGTTCAGTATGAGTATCTCCGTAAGTATGTGAACAAAAGACTTTCATGTAAAAACTGCCGAGGCATTTTCATTGCTGTGGAATCTGGGGCAGCCCCAGCAAATGGTTCTTTTCCTTATACTCCTTGTCCTTGGCCTTATGTGCCTAGTAATGGGTATGGGAATCATGGATTTGATGGGGTTACATGTGTTCCAAGCAAGGGTACCTTTTTCCCAGGAAACGGGGTCTCAGGTTTTCACTCTGGACATGGGTATGAATATACTTCAAATATGTCATTTCAGTGGAACTCGTATTCTGGAACCTCAGCTGGTGTTGCAGCTCTTCATGGGTCATCGGCTATATCCCCTGATGCTGTTTATCAGTCAAATGGAAATGTTAAGAAAGCTAGAGAGAAGGTGAAATCAAGAGTGAATGGAAAACGTTCTGTTACAAATGTTGTGGCTAAAGTGGATCTGACCGTGCCTGCTAGCTGTAATCAGCCACCTGAATCTAAGAGCAATGGACGGGATAAGAGAAGGAAACTTACTGTGGGAGCAAGTTTTAGAAATGGGCTCGATGAAAAAGTATCAAAATCTGCTTTAGAAGCAAAACTAGCCAATGGAAATGGGAGTATTGGAAGTGATCAGAAAATTCTTAGTTCAGGGGAACTTCCAACTAGACGTTGCTCCATGGCACCGGCTTTTGATACGAAGAAGTTGTTGCTTGAAAAGGCAAGAACCgaaattttgaagaaattggCCGAGTTTAAGTTGGCATCAGAAGCAGCAGCTGCTGTAAAGAACACAAAAAGAGAGGCTGAAGTGCGTCAACCAGAAGTTGCACAAGCACAGAAATTAGAGATAAAGAATACTGAGCCTCTCTGCATAACTGTCCCCGACCCTGACTTCCATGATTTTGATAAAGATAGGTCAGAGGAATCTTTCAAGCCAAAGCAAATTTGGGCTTTGtatgatgaagaagatggtaTGCCTCGCCTGTACTGTCTGATTCGTGAAGTGGTTTCGGTAAAACCATTCAAGTTAGTCATTACTTACTTGGGCTCTAAAACTGATAGTGAATTCGGGTCCGTGAACTGGCTAGATTGTGGGTTTACCAAATCCTGTGGAAATTTTAGGGCACGGAATCTTGATGTCATTGAGCATGTTAACATTTTCTCTCATGTTTTGAGCCGGGAGAAAGCAGCCAGAGGAGGCTGTGTTCGGATATACCCCAGAAGCGGAGACATTTGGGCTATGTATCGAAACTGGTCAAAAAATTGGGACAGATCAACTCCAGCTGAAGTGAGGCACCAGTACATAATGGTGGAAGTTCTTGATGATTACTCCGAAGATCTTGGTGTCTGTGTATCCCCACTTGTCAAACTGGCTGGATTCAAGACAGTATACCAAAGCAATACGGACAAAGCAGCCATCCAATGGATTCCAAAAAGAGAGATGCTACGCTTCTCGCACCAGGTGCCATCATGGTTACTCAAGGGAGAAGAGAGTAACCTGCCCGGTAAGTGCTGGGATCTTGATCCAGCAGCAACCCCTGACGAGCTTCTTCACGCTGCGGTGGAAACCGAAGCTTAA
- the LOC137708523 gene encoding uncharacterized protein, protein MDPQVWHKVAALSGMAALGLGTYGAHGFKPKNPTYKEVWHTASLYHLVHTAALLAAPITKNPTIFGGLLTTGILAFSGTCYTVALLEDRKYSTLAPFGGFAFIAAWGSLLF, encoded by the exons ATGGATCCTCAAGTGTGGCACAAAGTAGCCGCCCTCTCTG GAATGGCAGCTCTTGGGTTGGGTACATATGGCGCCCATGGCttcaaacccaaaaacccaactTACAAAGAG GTTTGGCACACAGCTTCTCTCTACCATTTGGTTCACACGGCAGCTCTTCTTGCTGCCCCTATCACCAAGAACCCCACCATT TTTGGAGGCCTTTTGACTACTGGTATACTCGCATTTTCCGGGAC GTGTTATACTGTGGCATTACTCGAAGATAGAAAGTACTCTACGTTGGCCCCTTTCGGTGGCTTTGCTTTCATCGCTGCTTGGGGCAGCTTGCTATTTTAA
- the LOC137709144 gene encoding zinc finger CCCH domain-containing protein 18, producing MDFSESTKVVYNRIQKIEPENVSKIIGYLLLQDHGERDMIRLAFSPDNLIQSLINKAKAEIGLCKLAVSAPISPQMNQGPVSDLPLQFTPYSPRLVSSPATIGAANPYRELSDDQQPLQAVEFASSGYSDSVIENCRLQNRMQFLPEFSSNYCYHEPALRMRTTRRSPSLPEFPVKVCHYFNKGFCKHGSNCRYFHGHPMPESFSQFLSQNSNELSNDDHAVSPGSLEKLEMEIIELLKSRRGFPISIASLPMRYHEKYGTTLQAEGYLTESQRHGKAGYSLTKLLARLKNSIRLIDRPHGQHSVILAEDIPKYTGEKTEPGGSIAGSRQIYLTFPAESNFTEQDVSNYFNKYGLVQDVRIPCQQKRMFGFVTFVYAETVRQILSKGNPHFVCGARVLVKPYREKPRLVDRKFSDKMQHSMCYNSHLMDGDSELQAKRLTAL from the exons ATGGATTTTTCTGAGTCCACGAAAGTTGTGTACAATAGGATCCAGAAGATAGAGCCTGAAAATGTGTCCAAGATTATCGGTTATCTTCTGTTGCAAGACCATGGCGAGCGTGACATGATCCGACTAGCTTTCAGCCCTGATAATTTGATCCAGTCTCTGATTAACAAAGCGAAAGCTGAGATCGGGTTATGCAAACTGGCAGTGTCTGCTCCAATCTCACCTCAGATGAACCAAGGTCCTGTTTCCGACCTGCCTTTACAATTCACCCCTTACAGTCCACGACTGGTTTCATCTCCCGCAACCATTGGGGCAGCAAATCCATATAGGGAGCTGTCTGATGATCAGCAACCACTGCAAGCCGTAGAGTTTGCTTCATCAGGGTACTCAGATTCAGTGATTGAAAATTGTCGACTCCAAAATCGAATGCAGTTTCTGCCCGAATTTTCAAGCAATTACTGTTATCATGAACCTGCATTGCGTATGAGAACCACTCGAAGGTCTCCAAGCTTGCCTGAATTTCCTGTTAAGGTTTGCCATTACTTCAATAAGGGGTTCTGTAAGCATGGAAGCAACTGCCGGTACTTCCATGGCCATCCCATGCCAGAAAGCTTTTCTCAGTTTTTGAGCCAAAACTCGAATGAGCTGTCAAATGATGATCACGCTGTCTCCCCTGGCTCCCTTGAAAAGCTAGAGATGGAAATAATTGAGCTTTTGAAATCTAGGAGAGGGTTCCCGATATCAATTGCCTCTTTGCCAATGAGGTACCATGAGAAATATGGGACGACTCTTCAAGCCGAGGGATACCTCACAGAGAGCCAGAGACATGGTAAAGCTGGCTACAGCCTGACAAAGCTTCTTGCTCGATTGAAGAACAGCATTCGCCTTATTGACAG GCCTCACGGACAGCACTCAGTTATATTGGCAGAAGATATCCCAAAATATACTGGTGAGAAAACTGAACCTGGTGGGAGTATTGCTGGTTCTCGACAGATATATCTTACCTTTCCAGCCGAGAGTAATTTCACGGAGCAAGATGTTTCCAACTACTTCAA CAAATATGGGCTAGTTCAAGATGTACGCATCCCATGTCAACAAAAGAGGATGTTTGGTTTTGTCACCTTTGTTTATGCAGAGACGGTGAGGCAGATTTTGTCAAAAGGAAATCCTCATTTTGTATGCGGGGCTCGTGTGCTAGTGAAACCTTACAGGGAAAAGCCTAGGCTTGTTGACAG GAAGTTTTCGGATAAGATGCAGCATTCCATGTGCTACAATTCACATTTAATGGATGGAGATTCGGAGCTTCAAGCAA AAAGGTTAACTGCACTGTAG